A stretch of Paludisphaera borealis DNA encodes these proteins:
- the tnpC gene encoding IS66 family transposase, whose protein sequence is MTNAPPIPEELWSKVPPDAQAAVAAVFLATQRRIDVLERRIADLEARLNQNSTNSSKPPSSDPIGVKRKPPAPPSRRKRGGQPGHRRAVRPLVPPEQLDSSTDCKPTSCRRCKGPLDGVDPAPLVHQVAEIPRFDPWVDQYRLHRLTCPGCGASTCGTLPEGGSASCFGPRLQAVLATLAGAYRLSKRQIRQLAGDLLGLSISTGMIAKLERRSALALAEPHRELAAAVHEAAVVNVDETGWREQGRRAWLWAATTPTATVFAIAANRSGEVARSLLGDRPDRTVGSDRFSAYNWIAAADRQLCWSHLRRDFQAMIDRGGVGAKFGGRLLGLSNRLFRIHRKARDGLLGGATYQKAIGGLERLVHATLEAGARCASERAAGTCSELLRLEAGLWNFARRPGVEPTNNVSERAVRHAVIWRRISGGTASASGSRFVERMLTVVATCRRQGRNVLDYLTSAFQAHRAALAVPSLTPPSVGSR, encoded by the coding sequence ATGACGAACGCGCCGCCGATCCCCGAGGAGCTTTGGAGTAAAGTGCCGCCTGACGCGCAGGCGGCCGTCGCCGCCGTGTTTCTGGCGACACAGCGGCGGATCGACGTTCTGGAGCGGCGGATCGCCGATCTCGAGGCGCGGCTGAACCAGAACTCGACCAACTCGTCGAAGCCGCCGTCGTCGGACCCGATCGGGGTGAAGCGGAAGCCGCCGGCGCCGCCGTCGCGACGCAAGCGGGGCGGACAGCCCGGGCATCGCAGGGCGGTCCGGCCGCTGGTTCCGCCGGAGCAGCTCGACTCGTCGACCGACTGCAAGCCGACGTCGTGCCGGCGGTGCAAGGGGCCGCTCGACGGCGTCGATCCGGCGCCGTTGGTCCATCAGGTCGCCGAAATCCCCCGGTTCGATCCGTGGGTGGATCAGTATCGGTTGCATCGTCTGACCTGCCCCGGCTGCGGCGCGTCGACTTGCGGCACGCTCCCCGAGGGGGGCTCCGCGAGTTGTTTCGGCCCGCGGCTCCAGGCGGTGCTGGCGACCCTGGCCGGGGCCTATCGGCTGAGCAAGCGGCAGATCCGCCAGTTGGCCGGCGACTTGCTGGGGCTGTCGATCTCCACCGGCATGATCGCCAAGTTGGAGCGGCGGTCGGCCCTCGCCCTGGCCGAACCCCACCGCGAACTGGCCGCGGCGGTCCACGAGGCGGCCGTGGTCAACGTCGACGAGACCGGCTGGCGCGAGCAAGGCCGTCGGGCCTGGCTGTGGGCGGCGACGACCCCGACCGCCACGGTCTTCGCGATCGCCGCGAACCGCTCCGGCGAGGTCGCCCGAAGCCTGCTCGGCGACAGGCCGGACCGGACCGTCGGCAGCGACCGCTTCAGCGCGTACAACTGGATCGCCGCGGCGGACCGGCAACTGTGCTGGAGCCATCTCCGCCGCGATTTCCAGGCGATGATCGACCGCGGCGGGGTCGGCGCGAAGTTCGGCGGCCGGCTGCTGGGGTTGTCGAACCGGCTGTTCCGGATCCATCGCAAGGCGCGCGACGGACTGCTCGGCGGAGCGACATATCAAAAAGCGATCGGCGGTCTGGAACGGCTGGTCCACGCGACGCTGGAGGCCGGCGCGCGGTGCGCGAGCGAGCGGGCGGCCGGTACGTGCTCGGAGCTGTTGCGGCTGGAAGCCGGGCTGTGGAACTTCGCGCGGCGGCCGGGCGTCGAGCCGACCAACAACGTCTCGGAACGCGCGGTGCGTCACGCCGTGATCTGGCGACGGATCAGCGGCGGGACCGCCAGCGCTTCGGGGAGTCGGTTCGTCGAGCGGATGCTGACGGTCGTCGCCACCTGCCGACGACAAGGCCGCAACGTGCTCGACTATCTGACCTCCGCCTTCCAGGCCCATCGCGCGGCCCTCGCCGTCCCATCGCTGACCCCGCCCTCAGTCGGCTCGCGCTGA
- a CDS encoding Trm112 family protein, which produces MIKEELLALLVCPLGRAPLRLEGETLVCTRCGLRYAINDGIPNMLYEEAELPEGVKSIADLECSKAGDVKPS; this is translated from the coding sequence ATGATCAAAGAAGAACTGCTGGCTCTCCTGGTTTGCCCGCTCGGCCGCGCCCCCCTGCGGCTCGAAGGCGAAACGCTCGTCTGCACCCGTTGCGGCCTGCGCTACGCCATCAACGACGGCATCCCCAACATGCTCTACGAGGAAGCCGAGCTTCCCGAGGGCGTCAAATCGATCGCCGACCTTGAATGCTCCAAGGCGGGCGACGTCAAACCGTCGTGA
- a CDS encoding PSP1 domain-containing protein translates to MAYVVRYGRMRLLGECTGSPGEEFARGQRVVIRSDRGLELGEVLCPATDRTTQFLERQAAQEILRVAAEADFEQEKDLPALEKSAFSTCRDLIAKRRMQMELVDVEILHGRERVIFYYLAEKRVDFRELVKDLARVLRTRIEMRQIGVRDEAKLLADYGDCGKPVCCNTHLTAMPPVSMKMAKLQKTTLDPAKISGRCGRLKCCLRYEYDSYRELEKELPPVGARVGTAKGRGRIMAQDILAQKLIVEYDDGRRIIIGRDDVLDVEPPRGRPPRSSSSSRGEGNGRSDPESIFDDGSSDIGDD, encoded by the coding sequence ATGGCTTACGTCGTACGCTACGGTCGCATGCGGCTTCTCGGCGAGTGCACCGGCTCGCCCGGCGAGGAGTTCGCGCGCGGGCAGCGCGTGGTGATCCGCAGCGATCGCGGGCTGGAACTCGGCGAGGTCCTCTGTCCCGCGACCGACCGCACGACGCAGTTCCTGGAGCGCCAGGCCGCCCAGGAGATCCTCCGGGTGGCCGCCGAAGCCGATTTCGAGCAGGAAAAGGACCTCCCCGCGCTCGAGAAGTCGGCGTTCTCCACCTGCCGCGATCTGATCGCCAAACGACGGATGCAGATGGAGCTGGTGGACGTCGAGATCCTCCACGGCCGCGAGCGGGTGATCTTCTACTACCTGGCGGAGAAGCGGGTCGATTTCCGCGAGCTGGTCAAGGACCTCGCCCGCGTCTTGCGGACCCGGATCGAGATGCGTCAGATCGGCGTCCGCGACGAGGCCAAGCTGCTGGCCGACTACGGCGATTGCGGCAAGCCGGTCTGCTGCAACACGCACCTGACCGCAATGCCGCCAGTCTCTATGAAGATGGCCAAGCTCCAGAAGACGACCCTCGACCCGGCCAAGATTTCGGGCCGTTGCGGCCGGCTCAAGTGCTGCCTTCGCTACGAGTACGACAGCTATCGAGAACTCGAAAAAGAACTGCCGCCGGTAGGCGCCCGGGTCGGCACCGCCAAGGGCCGAGGGCGGATCATGGCCCAGGACATCCTGGCCCAGAAACTCATCGTCGAATACGACGACGGCCGCCGGATCATCATCGGCCGTGACGACGTCCTCGACGTCGAACCTCCCCGAGGCCGTCCGCCTCGCTCGTCGTCGAGTTCGAGAGGCGAGGGGAACGGGCGGAGCGACCCCGAGTCGATCTTCGATGACGGGTCGAGCGACATCGGCGATGATTGA
- a CDS encoding alpha-N-arabinofuranosidase codes for MNRRTFLERATGAAAAGAGLIGVGRSARGRAADGPSINVLLDEPIGVIRPEIYSQFTEHIGGVIYDGIWVGPDSKVENIGGIRKKLIDHIQRIGNVVIRWPGGCFADSYHWRDGIGPVAKRPRRFGRWSEATEPNTFGTHEFIRFCRLTKTEPYLAANVGAGSPEEFQHWVEYCNAPAGATSLADERVANGDKDPFGVRYWGVGNESWGCGGKFTPEDYCREYRRFTEWVPEYGVKPYLIAAGPNSNDLDWTRRFFAKWADGARAPIQGWAPHYYCGTTGHALEFNHDQWYEMFHKANQMETLIREQWGVLGQFDPEHKIKLIIDEWGAWHPKGTEINARHLFEQMGCLRDALVAALTLDTFNRHADKVDMANVAQLINNIHSLFLADGDQFVATPNFYVFEMYKAHHNGKAVRIDVQTPEATFRAEGKEQHLFRVAGSASRSGDRGLTLTLVHTHPTEPVEIAVNLKGGKAASVRQTVLSHEQLNAHNTFAEPLTLVPRTTETKLTGGVIRPTLAPASVTRFDVTLEA; via the coding sequence ATGAATCGTCGAACCTTTCTGGAACGGGCGACGGGCGCGGCGGCCGCCGGCGCGGGGCTGATCGGCGTCGGGCGCTCGGCGCGGGGCAGGGCGGCCGACGGCCCGTCGATCAACGTGCTGCTCGACGAGCCGATCGGCGTGATCCGGCCGGAGATCTACAGCCAGTTCACCGAGCACATCGGCGGCGTGATCTACGACGGCATCTGGGTCGGGCCGGATTCGAAGGTCGAGAACATCGGCGGAATCCGCAAGAAGCTGATCGACCACATCCAGCGGATCGGCAACGTCGTGATCCGCTGGCCGGGCGGCTGCTTCGCCGACAGCTACCACTGGCGCGACGGCATCGGCCCGGTCGCGAAACGTCCCCGACGTTTCGGCCGCTGGAGCGAGGCGACCGAGCCCAACACGTTCGGCACGCACGAGTTCATCCGCTTCTGCCGGCTCACCAAGACCGAGCCGTACTTGGCGGCCAACGTCGGGGCGGGCTCGCCGGAAGAGTTCCAGCATTGGGTCGAATACTGCAACGCCCCGGCAGGCGCGACGAGCCTGGCCGACGAACGCGTCGCCAACGGTGATAAAGACCCCTTCGGCGTCCGCTACTGGGGGGTGGGCAACGAGAGCTGGGGATGCGGCGGCAAGTTCACGCCCGAGGATTACTGCCGCGAGTATCGCCGATTCACCGAGTGGGTTCCCGAATACGGCGTGAAGCCTTACCTGATCGCCGCGGGACCGAACAGCAACGACCTCGACTGGACGCGCCGGTTTTTCGCCAAATGGGCCGATGGTGCCCGGGCTCCGATCCAGGGCTGGGCCCCTCATTATTATTGCGGCACCACCGGCCACGCCCTGGAGTTCAACCACGACCAGTGGTACGAGATGTTCCACAAGGCGAACCAGATGGAGACGCTGATCCGCGAGCAGTGGGGCGTCCTCGGCCAGTTCGACCCCGAGCACAAGATCAAGCTGATCATCGACGAGTGGGGGGCCTGGCATCCCAAGGGGACCGAGATCAACGCCCGGCACCTGTTCGAGCAGATGGGCTGCCTCCGCGACGCCCTGGTCGCGGCCTTGACCCTCGACACGTTCAATCGCCACGCCGACAAGGTCGACATGGCGAACGTCGCGCAGCTCATCAACAACATCCACTCGCTGTTCCTGGCCGACGGCGATCAGTTCGTCGCCACGCCCAACTTCTACGTCTTCGAGATGTACAAAGCCCACCACAACGGCAAGGCCGTGCGGATCGACGTCCAGACTCCCGAAGCGACCTTCCGCGCCGAGGGGAAGGAACAACACCTGTTCCGGGTCGCGGGCTCGGCCTCGCGCTCGGGCGACCGCGGGCTGACGCTGACCCTCGTTCACACTCATCCGACCGAGCCGGTCGAGATCGCCGTCAACCTCAAGGGGGGCAAGGCGGCGTCGGTGCGTCAAACGGTCCTGTCGCACGAGCAGCTGAACGCGCACAACACGTTCGCCGAACCGCTCACCCTCGTCCCCAGAACGACCGAGACAAAGCTGACCGGCGGCGTGATCCGCCCGACGCTTGCACCGGCCTCGGTCACGCGGTTCGACGTCACGCTTGAAGCCTGA
- a CDS encoding Minf_1886 family protein has translation MSFRDEIGRVIAKDPRYSLEAYAFVLESLHLARSRKLRDARRAERARGPRPRRGRPTVKGKSEPSGHVTGKQVCHAARRLAIRQFGLLAVPVLEQWGLCSTSDIGEIVFNLIASGDLDKTPDDRRSDFDDVYDFATALGPKPAVGEKSPSETETEDV, from the coding sequence ATGAGTTTTCGCGACGAGATCGGACGGGTCATCGCCAAGGACCCGCGCTATTCACTCGAAGCCTATGCGTTCGTGCTCGAATCGCTCCACCTGGCGCGGAGCCGCAAGCTCCGCGACGCACGTCGGGCCGAGCGCGCCCGAGGCCCGCGACCGCGCCGGGGGCGTCCGACGGTCAAGGGCAAGTCCGAGCCGTCGGGGCATGTCACCGGCAAGCAGGTCTGCCACGCGGCGCGGCGACTGGCTATCCGCCAGTTCGGTTTGTTGGCGGTCCCCGTGCTCGAACAATGGGGCCTTTGCTCGACGTCCGACATCGGCGAGATCGTCTTCAACCTGATCGCCTCTGGCGACCTCGACAAGACGCCCGACGATCGGCGCTCCGACTTCGACGACGTCTACGACTTCGCGACCGCCCTGGGCCCCAAGCCGGCCGTGGGCGAAAAGAGCCCGTCGGAAACGGAAACGGAAGACGTATGA